A region from the Rosa rugosa chromosome 6, drRosRugo1.1, whole genome shotgun sequence genome encodes:
- the LOC133718921 gene encoding uncharacterized protein LOC133718921 isoform X2, with amino-acid sequence MCSRPRMRRPSSSVRSQSPSLGSVWLSFDCISMTWFSICPCDFISVTALGLGDRVYAKISRVDMEERPQRLDGIGQSQSGGLILEPIDVLLQRREQKAFTRVRSATIISCGG; translated from the exons ATGTGCTCAAGGCCAAGGATGAGAAGGCCCTCCTCGTCTGTGCGAAGCCAGTCGCCGTCTTTGGGCTCAG TATGGCTGAGCTTTGATTGCATCAGTATGACTTGGTTTTCGATATGTCCTTGTGATTTCATTTCGGTGACGGCGCTGGGTTTGGGCGACAGGGTTTATGCTAAGATTTCTAGGGTGGATATGGAGGAGCGTCCGCAGAGATTGGATGGAATAGGACAATCCCAATCTGGAG GTCTCATTTTGGAACCTATTGATGTTCTACTGCAAAGACGGGAGCAAAAGGCATTTACAAGG GTTCGTTCTGCAACCATTATTTCCTGCGGAGGCTAG
- the LOC133715212 gene encoding protein ABIL1-like isoform X1, producing MELEQSRPLNPAMTFDEVSLERSKSFVKALQELKNLRPQLYSAAEYCEKSYLHSEQKQMVLDNLKDYAVRALVNAVDHLGTVAYKLTDLLDQQTLDVSTMDLKVTCLNQKLLTCKTFMDKEGSRQQQLLSFFPRHHKHYILPNSVNKKVHFSPHVQTDTRQHAYQARPHVQPSSATAAKTLSWHLASETKSTLKGASHGLASSADTKVSVNTSGTFQLLDNEGSATTKSSGAHLQLPSRVPGSEPFVAGHRDAVDGYRPLGAARSFDNQNRQIVRVPVRSKSLLSAFFVKQKSTKLKTGSVS from the exons ATGGAGTTAGAGCAATCCCGGCCGCTCAATCCGGCCATGACCTTCGACGAGGTCTCCCTGGAGCGCAGCAAGAGCTTCGTCAAGGCCTTACAG GAGCTCAAGAACTTGAGGCCTCAGCTTTACTCTGCTGCGGAATATTGTGAAAAGTCGTATCTTCATAGCGAGCAGAAACAAAt GGTACTGGATAACCTGAAAGATTATGCTGTGCGAGCCCTTGTTAATGCTGTTGATCACCTTGGCACTGTGGCCTACAAGTTAACTGACCTTCTTGACCAGCAAACCTTAGATGTTTCAACCATGGACCTGAAAGTTACTTGCCTAAACCAG AAACTTCTTACATGCAAAACATTCATGGATAAAGAAGGTTCGAGGCAGCAGCAGCTGTTGTCATTCTTCCCAAGACATCACAAGCACTACATTTTACCCA ATTCTGTCAATAAGAAGGTACATTTCAGTCCACACGTACAGACTGATACTCGGCAACATGCTTATCAAGCAAGACCACATGTTCAACCGTCAA GTGCCACTGCAGCAAAAACTCTTTCCTGGCATTTAGCTTCAGAAACAAAATCAACCTTGAAGGGGGCTTCGCATGGTCTGGCTAG TTCTGCAGACACAAAAGTTTCTGTAAATACTTCTGGCACTTTCCAGCTTTTAG ATAATGAGGGGAGCGCCACTACGAAATCCTCGGGTGCTCACCTGCAGTTACCAAGTCGAGTTCCTGGTTCTGAACCATTTGTTGCTGGACATAGG GATGCGGTGGATGGTTACAGGCCACTAGGGGCGGCCAGGTCATTTGACAACCAAAATCGACAGATCGTGCGAGTTCCTGTTCGCAGCAAAAGTCTGTTATCAGCTTTTTTTGTCAAACAGAAAAGCACAAAGCTGA
- the LOC133715212 gene encoding protein ABIL1-like isoform X2: MELEQSRPLNPAMTFDEVSLERSKSFVKALQELKNLRPQLYSAAEYCEKSYLHSEQKQMVLDNLKDYAVRALVNAVDHLGTVAYKLTDLLDQQTLDVSTMDLKVTCLNQKLLTCKTFMDKEGSRQQQLLSFFPRHHKHYILPNSVNKKVHFSPHVQTDTRQHAYQARPHVQPSTKTLSWHLASETKSTLKGASHGLASSADTKVSVNTSGTFQLLDNEGSATTKSSGAHLQLPSRVPGSEPFVAGHRDAVDGYRPLGAARSFDNQNRQIVRVPVRSKSLLSAFFVKQKSTKLKTGSVS; encoded by the exons ATGGAGTTAGAGCAATCCCGGCCGCTCAATCCGGCCATGACCTTCGACGAGGTCTCCCTGGAGCGCAGCAAGAGCTTCGTCAAGGCCTTACAG GAGCTCAAGAACTTGAGGCCTCAGCTTTACTCTGCTGCGGAATATTGTGAAAAGTCGTATCTTCATAGCGAGCAGAAACAAAt GGTACTGGATAACCTGAAAGATTATGCTGTGCGAGCCCTTGTTAATGCTGTTGATCACCTTGGCACTGTGGCCTACAAGTTAACTGACCTTCTTGACCAGCAAACCTTAGATGTTTCAACCATGGACCTGAAAGTTACTTGCCTAAACCAG AAACTTCTTACATGCAAAACATTCATGGATAAAGAAGGTTCGAGGCAGCAGCAGCTGTTGTCATTCTTCCCAAGACATCACAAGCACTACATTTTACCCA ATTCTGTCAATAAGAAGGTACATTTCAGTCCACACGTACAGACTGATACTCGGCAACATGCTTATCAAGCAAGACCACATGTTCAACCGTCAA CAAAAACTCTTTCCTGGCATTTAGCTTCAGAAACAAAATCAACCTTGAAGGGGGCTTCGCATGGTCTGGCTAG TTCTGCAGACACAAAAGTTTCTGTAAATACTTCTGGCACTTTCCAGCTTTTAG ATAATGAGGGGAGCGCCACTACGAAATCCTCGGGTGCTCACCTGCAGTTACCAAGTCGAGTTCCTGGTTCTGAACCATTTGTTGCTGGACATAGG GATGCGGTGGATGGTTACAGGCCACTAGGGGCGGCCAGGTCATTTGACAACCAAAATCGACAGATCGTGCGAGTTCCTGTTCGCAGCAAAAGTCTGTTATCAGCTTTTTTTGTCAAACAGAAAAGCACAAAGCTGA
- the LOC133718921 gene encoding uncharacterized protein LOC133718921 isoform X1 translates to MCSRPRMRRPSSSVRSQSPSLGSVWLSFDCISMTWFSICPCDFISVTALGLGDRVYAKISRVDMEERPQRLDGIGQSQSGGLILEPIDVLLQRREQKAFTRVWFVLQPLFPAEASNDWKGPI, encoded by the exons ATGTGCTCAAGGCCAAGGATGAGAAGGCCCTCCTCGTCTGTGCGAAGCCAGTCGCCGTCTTTGGGCTCAG TATGGCTGAGCTTTGATTGCATCAGTATGACTTGGTTTTCGATATGTCCTTGTGATTTCATTTCGGTGACGGCGCTGGGTTTGGGCGACAGGGTTTATGCTAAGATTTCTAGGGTGGATATGGAGGAGCGTCCGCAGAGATTGGATGGAATAGGACAATCCCAATCTGGAG GTCTCATTTTGGAACCTATTGATGTTCTACTGCAAAGACGGGAGCAAAAGGCATTTACAAGGGTATG GTTCGTTCTGCAACCATTATTTCCTGCGGAGGCTAGCAATGATTGGAAGGGGCCAATATGA